DNA sequence from the bacterium genome:
CGAGTACTCCTTCGACGCCTTCGCGTTTGGCTCTCTTGCGACGCCTCGCGACGCGTATCGCTATGCCAAGGGCGAGGCGATTCCCCACCCTGCGGGCTATCAGATCCAGCTCCAGCGATCGCTCGACTTCTACGCTGTAACGGACCACGCCATGTTTCTCGGCGTCGCCAAAGAGGCTGCCGACACCCGCTCCGCTCTCTCCCGTCTGCCGATCTCCGAGTTTCTTCACGACCTGAATGCACCCGACAACCGTGGCATGGCCAGCCTCATCACGCGCGCCAAGGCCTTCGGCACCTTCGTGCC
Encoded proteins:
- a CDS encoding DUF3604 domain-containing protein, translating into MHSGVRIIFTASLVSLSALVLSGCPDFESSNAINSGETRGLVGAQTQNEMFEPSQDTITLRPEANPERNAYFGDLHVHTEYSFDAFAFGSLATPRDAYRYAKGEAIPHPAGYQIQLQRSLDFYAVTDHAMFLGVAKEAADTRSALSRLPISEFLHDLNAPDNRGMASLITRAKAFGTFVP